In the genome of Blastopirellula marina, one region contains:
- the lpxC gene encoding UDP-3-O-acyl-N-acetylglucosamine deacetylase codes for MNSASIAQQGEPIARLQQTLKAAATVSGRGYWSGKEVTVRFLPAPEDTGVVFVREDMDGSPQIPALVDYRIEVPRRTNLVHQGATVEMVEHVLAALAGLQVDNCFVHVNSAEMPGLDGSAKDYVEQILAAGIEQQATPRPVLTISEVVRVGDDECWVEARPSGSKRLKFKYRLDFGTEGLIGRETLEAKLNPEYFTAELAPARTFLLLQEAEWLRSQGLGTHVDFSELLVFGPEGPIDNELRFEDECVRHKVLDLVGDLALAGCDIQGTVIANRSGHRLNAELVKQLLKENQVAYMSRRTA; via the coding sequence ATGAACTCCGCATCCATCGCCCAGCAAGGCGAACCGATCGCACGACTTCAGCAAACTCTCAAGGCTGCCGCCACCGTCTCGGGTCGCGGATATTGGAGCGGAAAGGAAGTGACCGTTCGCTTTCTACCAGCTCCGGAAGATACCGGCGTGGTTTTCGTTCGCGAAGACATGGATGGTTCTCCACAAATCCCGGCTTTGGTTGACTATCGAATCGAAGTTCCCCGTCGTACGAATCTCGTACATCAAGGAGCCACGGTCGAAATGGTCGAGCATGTGCTCGCAGCTCTCGCTGGTCTTCAGGTCGACAACTGTTTCGTTCATGTTAACTCGGCTGAAATGCCTGGGTTGGACGGATCGGCCAAAGACTATGTCGAGCAAATCCTGGCTGCTGGAATCGAGCAGCAAGCGACGCCTCGACCCGTGTTGACCATTTCCGAGGTCGTACGGGTAGGTGACGACGAGTGTTGGGTCGAAGCACGTCCAAGCGGATCTAAGCGATTGAAGTTCAAGTATCGACTCGACTTCGGTACTGAGGGATTGATCGGTCGCGAAACGCTTGAGGCAAAGCTCAACCCCGAATACTTTACTGCCGAGCTTGCTCCGGCACGTACCTTCTTGCTGCTGCAAGAAGCGGAATGGCTGCGATCGCAAGGGCTTGGTACCCATGTCGATTTCAGTGAACTACTAGTCTTTGGACCGGAAGGTCCGATTGATAACGAACTTCGATTCGAGGACGAGTGTGTGCGGCACAAGGTGCTCGACCTTGTCGGAGACCTGGCTTTGGCCGGATGCGATATTCAAGGGACCGTGATCGCCAACCGCAGTGGTCATCGTTTGAATGCCGAGTTGGTCAAACAACTCTTAAAAGAGAATCAAGTAGCCTATATGTCACGGCGGACCGCTTGA